The Brachyhypopomus gauderio isolate BG-103 chromosome 2, BGAUD_0.2, whole genome shotgun sequence genome contains a region encoding:
- the LOC143508733 gene encoding voltage-dependent T-type calcium channel subunit alpha-1I-like — protein MLLIDNLSGSVFLHYSSPPLCKDCRRHPPEEIHMAELEQVSLRSEQLSDKSSSQALPDDLSLDEQSMYHLVVKETKEEESHGELEEAPEQRPSRGHSTGSEERAPGPEDGPWRSPRARSLSRHSTGGAPCSDSGGGDGGSGQGAGNPRALYPLPAEFFHPTTAALPAPPRPRLGHKARGLRLTSPASWASLRSPGVNSQLLTAQYASHSDSSLATGSSEGSLQTTMEEGLSFSVSPPQDPVFPLEQLETLSSSNSPSTQTLKPVPSVALSLRATRGHQRRQSSCGDGSSPRATRQGSIESSDQEAVLRSCRAGQACNSEQLSETLSSLSLTSLLLPSTLVPPVVKKCNSTGSLEHGVGPACGKDGKQLFATEPLGYLTPPWVEGRGGAKEEHLEASGFEGESTIQVTMVRSRKNR, from the exons ATGTTGTTGATCGACAACCTCTCAGGCTCCGTCTTCCTCCACTACTCCTCCCCGCCGCTGTGCAAAGACTGCAGGCGACACCCACCAGAG GAGATACACATGGCAGAGCTGGAGCAGGTGTCTCTGCGCTCCGAGCAGCTCTCCGACAAGTCGTCCTCCCAGGCACTGCCAGACGACCTCAGCCTGGACGAACAGAGCATGTACCATCTGGTGGTGAAGGAGACCAAG gaggaggagagccacGGGGAGCTGGAGGAGGCACCGGAGCAGCGGCCGTCAAGAGGCCACAGCACGGGGTCCGAGGAGAGGGCGCCGGGGCCGGAGGACGGACCCTGGAGGAGCCCGCGTGCACGCTCACTGTCTCGCCACAGCACAG GTGGGGCACCATGCAGCGACAGCGGAGGTGGAGATGGGGGCTCGGGTCAAGGTGCAGGCAACCCCCGGGCTCTTTACCCCCTCCCTGCGGAGTTCTTCCACCCAACAACGGCAGCCCTGCCAGCCCCCCCCAGACCTCGGCTGGGGCACAAGGCCCGAGGGCTCCGGTTGACCTCCCCTGCTTCCTGGGCCTCCTTACGCTCCCCTGGGGTGAACAGCCAGCTGCTCACTGCACAG TATGCATCTCACAGTGATTCGTCCCTGGCCACGGGCAGCTCGGAGGGGAGTCTGCAGACCACCATGGAGGAAGGGCTCAGCTTCAGCGTCTCGCCTCCCCAAGACCCCGTGTTCCCCCTGGAGCAGTTGGAGACCCTCTCCAGCTCCAACAGCCCTTCCACACAGACACTAAAACCGGTTCCTTCTGTCGCACTCAGCCTCCgtgccaccagggggcaccaGCGCAGGCAGAGCAGTTGTGGGGACGGCAGCAGCCCCAGAGCCACGCGGCAGGGCTCCATAGAGTCGTCGGACCAAGAGGCGGTGTTGCGGAGTTGCAGGGCTGGCCAGGCCTGCAACAGTGAACAGTTGTCGGAAACGCTGAGTAGCCTGTCCCTAACGTCCCTGCTGTTGCCCAGCACTCTGGTGCCCCCAGTGGTGAAGAAGTGTAACAGCACAGGCAGTTTGGAGCACGGGGTGGGCCCAGCCTGTGGAAAAGATGGAAAACAGCTTTTTGCGACAGAGCCCCTGGGCTACCTCACTCCTccatgggtggaggggaggggcggggccaaaGAGGAACACTTGGAAGCTTCGGGATTTGAAGGAGAAAGTACGATTCAAGTTACAATGGTGCGCTCCAGGAAAAACAGATGA